One segment of Cydia amplana chromosome 16, ilCydAmpl1.1, whole genome shotgun sequence DNA contains the following:
- the LOC134655250 gene encoding CCHC-type zinc finger nucleic acid binding protein, which translates to MSSSVCYKCNRTGHFARECTAGGVQTRDAGFSRQREKCFKCNRTGHFARDCKEEADRCYRCNGTGHIARECAQSPDEPSCYNCNKTGHIARNCPEGGRDSSGQTCYNCNKAGHISRNCPDGTKTCYMCGKPGHISRDCEEAERN; encoded by the exons ATGAGTTCAAGCGTATGCTACAAATGCAACCGGACGGGGCACTTCGCTCGCGAGTGCACCGCGGGGGGCGTGCAGACCCGCGACGCGGGATTCAGCCGCCAGCGCGAGAAGTGCTTCAAGTGCAATCGCACCGGACACTTCGCGCGCGACTGCAAAGAGGAGGCCGACCGCTGTTATAG GTGTAACGGCACAGGGCACATAGCGCGCGAGTGCGCGCAGAGCCCGGACGAGCCGTCGTGCTACAACTGCAACAAGACGGGCCACATCGCGCGGAACTGCCCCGAGGGCGGGCGCGACTCCTCGGGCCAGACCTGCTACAACTGCAACAAGGCCGGCCACATCAGCCGCAACTGCCCCGACGGCACCAAGACGTGCTACATGTGCGGCAAGCCCGGCCACATCTCGCGCGACTGCGAGGAGGCCGAGCGGAACTAA
- the LOC134655431 gene encoding peptidylprolyl isomerase domain and WD repeat-containing protein 1, translated as MSAEKRPASPEKAEESEDADAWIGPMPSEAAVPKHKKRKVLEFESLYLENLPSSETYERSYMHRDVVSHVVVTKTDFVVTASQDGHLKFWKKQEEGIEFVKHFRCHLSTISDIAANSTGSLLCTASPEKTLKVFDVVNFDMINMFTVEFEPYRVEWVHSAGDPISALAVSEKGSNRIHIFDGTQASGAPLHTFATLHQSTVATIRYNPVYETAVSVDKAGIVEYWTGPKHEYKFPKNVDFDSKLDTDLFDFVKNKTYPTSVVFSPDGKKMASISLDRKVRVFNFVSGRLSKVLDESLQRFQELQHQHQQLPNMEFGRRMATERDLEKSDSVHYANITFDASGHFVLYATMLGVKIVNLVTNRCVTMLGKPENLRPLHLALFQGRTNQTKVASTLEMEGSDNPTLLNIKTDPTLFCTAYKKNRFYMFSRRSPDDIKSPDADRDIFNEKPSKEDIISATEGQGVQRIYEQAILHTSLGDIHIRLFGKDTPRAAENFCVHARNGYYNGHIFHRVIKGFMVQTGDPTGTGTGGESIWGGEFADEFKSHLKHDRPYTVSMANAGPNTNGSQFFITLAPTPWLDNKHTVFGRVVRGMEVVQNIGQAKTNPKTDKPYDDIRLVSVTVK; from the exons ATGTCTGCGGAAAAAAGGCCAGCCAGCCCGGAGAAAGCAGAGGAATCTGAAGATGCCGACGCCTGGATCGGTCCTATGCCTTCAGAGGCTGCTGTACCCAAACATAAGAAAAGAAAAG TTCTGGAGTTTGAATCCTTGTATTTGGAGAACCTGCCGTCCTCGGAGACCTACGAGCGGAGTTACATGCACAGAGACGTGGTCTCACATGTGGTTGTCACCAAAACTGACTTCGTTGTCACGGCCAGTCAAGATGGACACCTCAAATTTTGGAAGAAACAG GAGGAGGGCATAGAGTTTGTAAAGCATTTCCGCTGCCACCTCTCCACCATCAGTGACATCGCGGCCAACAGCACCGGGTCTCTTCTGTGCACTGCGTCTCCGGAGAAAACGCTCAAAGTCTTTGATGTTGTCAATTTTG ATATGATCAACATGTTCACAGTGGAGTTTGAGCCGTACCGAGTGGAGTGGGTGCATTCTGCCGGCGATCCCATTTCAGCATTGGCAGT TTCAGAGAAAGGCAGCAACAGGATCCACATATTCGACGGCACGCAAGCCTCGGGGGCTCCGCTGCACACATTCGCGACCCTCCACCAGAGCACCGTGGCCACCATCCGCTACAACCCAGTATACGAGACAGCGGTCTCCGTCGACAAAGCCG GTATAGTGGAATACTGGACCGGCCCAAAGCATGAATACAAGTTCCCTAAGAACGTGGACTTCGACTCTAAGCTGGACACGGATCTGTTCGACTTCGTGAAAAACAAGACTTACCCGACGTCAGTGGTGTTTTCGCCGGACGGGAAGAAGATGGCCTCCATCAGCCTGGACAGAAAG GTGCGTGTGTTCAATTTCGTGTCAGGCCGGCTGAGCAAGGTGCTGGACGAGAGCCTGCAGCGGTTCCAGGAGCTGcagcaccagcaccagcagcTGCCCAACATGGAGTTCGGACGCAG AATGGCCACCGAACGAGACCTGGAAAAATCCGACTCTGTCCACTACGCGAACATAACCTTCGACGCGAGCGGCCATTTTGTCCTGTACGCCACCATGCTAGGGGTGAAGATCGTCAACCTGGTCACCAACCGCTGCGTCACCATGCTAGGCAAGCCGGAAAACCTAAGGCCTTTGCACTTAGCACTTTTCCAG GGCCGCACCAACCAAACAAAAGTGGCCTCAACCCTCGAGATGGAAGGCTCAGATAACCCCACCCTGCTCAACATCAAGACGGACCCGACGCTATTCTGCACGGCCTACAAAAAGAACCGATTCTACATGTTTTCTAGAAGAAGTCCAGATGACATCAAGAGTCCGGACGCTGACAGAGACATATTTAATGAAAAACCGTCGAAGGAAGACATCATTTCTGCAACGGAAGGGCAAG GCGTCCAACGGATATACGAGCAGGCCATCCTGCACACGTCACTCGGCGACATCCACATCCGTCTGTTCGGCAAGGacacgccgcgcgccgccgaAAACTTCTGCGTGCACGCCAGGAACGGGTACTACAACGGGCACATCTTCCACCGCGTCATTAAGGGGTTCATGGTGCAGACGGGGGACCCTACAG gcACCGGCACTGGCGGTGAAAGCATCTGGGGCGGCGAGTTCGCAgacgagttcaagtctcacttGAAACACGACCGACCTTACACGGTCAGCATGGCTAATGCAGGACCCAATACTAATGGCAGCCAGTTCTTCATTACTCTGGCACCCACG CCGTGGCTAGACAACAAACACACAGTATTCGGTCGCGTAGTCCGCGGCATGGAGGTCGTACAGAACATCGGCCAGGCCAAGACCAACCCCAAGACTGACAAGCCATATGACGACATACGACTGGTATCCGTCACTGTCAagtaa
- the LOC134655251 gene encoding transcription factor JunD → MVRHSGHGMETTFYDEQFPLSGPVENLKRNLTLDLDMGRGGKRARNGPPLLSSPDLQLLKLGSPELEKLIIQNGMIQTATPTPGGPVLFPAATEEQEMYAQPFVEALHKLHHTEQPTVVSRRVYADLDRPVDRYPTPIIKDEPQTVPSASSSPPLSPIDMDSQERIKLERKRQRNRVAASKCRRRKLERISKLEDKVKLLKGENAELAQMVVKLKDHVHRLKQQVLEHANGGCLIESHF, encoded by the coding sequence ATGGTTCGACACTCCGGCCACGGCATGGAGACCACTTTCTATGACGAACAGTTTCCCTTGAGCGGCCCTGTGGAAAATCTCAAGCGGAACCTCACCCTGGACTTGGATATGGGAAGGGGTGGAAAGAGAGCGCGAAACGGACCCCCTTTGCTGTCTTCCCCGGACCTTCAACTGTTGAAACTGGGATCACCCGAGCTCGAGAAGCTCATCATCCAGAACGGCATGATCCAAACAGCGACACCTACCCCCGGCGGGCCGGTGCTCTTCCCCGCCGCCACCGAGGAACAGGAAATGTACGCCCAGCCGTTCGTAGAGGCGTTACATAAACTACACCACACCGAACAGCCGACAGTCGTGTCGCGGCGAGTGTACGCGGACCTCGACCGACCCGTCGACCGCTACCCGACACCCATCATCAAGGACGAGCCTCAAACCGTGCCAAGCGCTTCTAGCTCGCCTCCCCTCTCCCCCATAGATATGGACTCGCAGGAGAGAATCAAGCTGGAAAGGAAGAGACAGAGAAATCGAGTGGCCGCGTCCAAGTGCAGACGGCGCAAGCTAGAGCGTATCTCTAAATTGGAGGACAAAGTGAAGCTGCTGAAGGGCGAGAACGCGGAGCTGGCACAGATGGTGGTGAAACTAAAGGATCACGTACACCGGCTCAAACAGCAGGTGCTGGAGCACGCGAACGGAGGCTGCCTCATCGAGTCGCACTTCTGA